A genomic stretch from Xiphophorus maculatus strain JP 163 A chromosome 16, X_maculatus-5.0-male, whole genome shotgun sequence includes:
- the LOC102222899 gene encoding SUN domain-containing protein 1-like isoform X1, protein MVSLLNTNRNRITLSPPLSVPEQKRLAIHYGFTGVRTAHQPEPACRKSSSYSTAALEFEKEHQISPVYESPKMLRRSLRLQNSSSHYNTESVTDYSLDHGSSYIDTRKETRTPRNRKQKSTSSSVSLSLSQIATPRQTLSFSAASTPIDRTSHENVTTVDVSRLVSAQEQYHLRQRRGTTIRATTTVDGQWEQHSSQSSSNTNGEASFSKSKTSVPNGYICKDCSFHSQQSDSRVTRSSLTSLSSSSSSCQEAELSTDGLTSISSPYTNIYTRDRSRRNKSGVLMSISNSCVRYSKKALSPIVSLVSIVYSSLVWLGTRTRNSAEKGVSTDVSTGVQTSYSDSLTQAWSKLWLFKQTTLHRMMGSKGHGFEEQGHSSFCGSMNVKDLVTEETSHLNLNGSLCDDCKGKQYSESCTVAVTPLSKSQRLWSILAYTGFYLLLPGRCVLAAGKALGSGIITATKSLLSCFWAILAAPIKAGKGLMWFLARGWYQLVSLMSLVNVFFLTRCLPKLWKLLLPLLLLLLLLLFWWWLPFTGALLTYLPAINLTEWRSTSRFDFFSNLAAVPAAVPATETPMEQAHNTPVSQATPILPPAAIHSGVDLDRLEIVERQLAMLWEKVQAGNQKQDQRHSNVLGLYSSLREQVHSQNERESFEVWVSSMMEQRLGVLRGELQRENLNIAQSSEQQKQQQESQAARLANLELLLRALETKTEEMQQKQQQSEDEAKQREKAASKSAADTAPVSVGVKQEDHNALLLEMQRLEAELSKIRGDLQGFAGCKGKCEQLNTLQQTISGQVSSQLRKELKNLFFGSDADQQQGEIPESLIQWLSQRYVSTPNLQAALASIEMSILKNISLQLEHSRAQVLGEAESRARSVFETVRGTVRHTSTTEGLSEEDVNLIVQNALKLYSQDRTGQVDYALESGGGSILSTRCSETYETKTALMSLFGLPLWYFSQSPRVVIQPDVYPGNCWAFKGSQGYLVIRLSLKIRPTSFCVEHIPKTLSPTGNIASAPRNFTVFGLDDEYQEEGTLLGHYTYEEDGDSLQIFPVKEKNDKAFQIVEVRVLSNWGHPEYTCLYRFRVHGEPLSE, encoded by the exons ATGGTTAGTCTGCTTAATACAAACAGAAATAGGATCACCCTGTCTCCACCACTCTCCGTACCAGAGCAGAAGAGGCTGGCCATTCATTACGGCTTCACTGGTGTCCGTACTGCTCATCAACCAGAGCCAGCATGCAGGAAGAG TTCAAGTTACTCAACTGCAGCATTAGAGTTTGAGAAAGAGCACCAGATTTCTCCTGTGTACGAGTCGCCCAAGATGTTACGGCGGAGCCTCCGTCTGCAGAACAGCAGCAGTCATTACAACACCGAGAGTGTAACTGATTACTCCCTGGACCATGGCAGCAGTTACATCGACACCAGGAAAGAGACGCG gaCACCGCgaaacagaaagcagaagtCCACATCCAGCTCTGTGTCTTTATCCCTGAGCCAAATTGCAACACCGAGGCAAACCCTGTCCTTCTCAGCTGCCAGTACCCCGATTGACAGAACAAGTCATGAAAACGTCACAACGGTCGACGTCTCGCGGCTCGTATCAGCTCAAGAGCAGTATCACCTGAGGCAGCGCAGAGGAACCACCATCAGAGCTACAACTACTGTGGATGGACAGTGGG AGCAACACTCCAGCCAGAGCTCATCAAACACCAATGGGGAGGCCAGCTTTTCAAAGTCCAAGACTTCGGTCCCTAATGGGTACATTTGCAAAGATTGCTCGTTTCACTCTCAGCAAAGTGACTCCCGTGTGACGCGGTCATCATTGACATCgctatcatcatcatcatcatcctgccAAGAAGCAGAACTTTCCACCGATGGCCTCACCTCCATATCTTCACCTTACACAAATATTTATACCAGAGACAGGAGTCGAAGGAACAAGTCGG GTGTCCTGATGTCAATATCTAACTCATGTGTGCGCTACAGCAAAAAAGCCCTGTCCCCCATTGTGTCCTTAGTTTCCATTGTCTACAGCAGTTTGGTCTGGCTGGGTACAAGAACCAGGAACTCAGCAGAAAAAg GGGTGTCAACGGATGTGTCAACAGGAGTCCAAACCTCGTACTCAGACTCCTTGACACAAGCGTGGTCCAAACTTTGGCTGTTTAAGCAGACCACTCTTCACAGGATGATGGGCTCCAAAGGTCATGGCTTTGAAGAACAAG GCCACTCAAGTTTCTGTGGAAGCATGAATGTGAAGGACCTGGTCACTGAAGAAACATCACATCTAAACCTCAATGGTTCCCTGT GTGACGACTGTAAAGGAAAGCAGTACTCTGAGTCTTGCACTGTCGCCGTTACACCACTCTCCAAGTCACAGCGCTTGTGGAGCATCCTAGCTTACACAG GTTTCTATCTGCTGCTGCCTGGTCGCTGTGTGCTTGCAGCAGGTAAAGCTTTGGGTTCAGGAATCATCACAGCAACAAAAAGCCTTCTCTCATGCTTCTGGGCGATCCTAGCAGCCCCAA TAAAAGCAGGAAAGGGACTGATGTGGTTTCTTGCAAGAGGATGGTACCAACTGGTGTCTCTCATGTCTCTCGTCAACGTCTTCTTTCTAACTCG aTGCCTTCCCAAACTCTGGAAGCTCCTGTTGCCTCTTTTGCTCCTCTTACTACTTCTGC TTTTCTGGTGGTGGCTCCCGTTCACCGGTGCCCTGCTTACCTACCTTCCAGCCATAAACCTCACAGAGTGGAGATCTACATCTAGGTTTGACTTCTTCTCTAACTTGGCTGCTGTTCCCGCTGCTGTCCCTGCAACAGAGACTCCCATGGAGCAGGCTCATAACACTCCGGTCTCCCAAGCAACA CCAATCCTTCCCCCAGCCGCCATCCACAGTGGCGTGGATCTGGACCGTCTCGAAATTGTTGAGCGACAGCTGGCCATGTTGTGGGAGAAAGTCCAGGCGGGAAACCAGAAGCAGGATCAGCGTCACAGCAATGTTCTCGGTCTCTACAGCTCGCTGAGAGAGCAGGTCCACAGTCAGAACGAAAGGGAGAGCTTCGAAGTGTGGGTGTCCTCTATGATGGAGCAGCGACTGGGTGTGCTGCGAGGAGAACTGCAGCGCGAGAACTTAAACATAGCACAG aGCTCAGAgcagcaaaaacagcaacaggaaaGTCAGGCAGCACGTCTGGCTAATTTAGAGCTTCTGCTCAGAGCTTTGGAAACCAAGACTGAg GAGATGCAGCAAAAGCAACAGCAGTCTGAGGATGAGGCGAAGCAACGGGAGAAAGCGGCTTCTAAATCGgctgcagacacagctcctgtcAG TGTGGGTGTGAAGCAGGAGGACCATAATGCTCTATTGCTGGAGATGCAGAGACTTGAAGCAGAGCTGAGTAAAATCAGGGGAGACCTGCAGGGTTTTGCAGGATGTAAGGGCAAATGCGAGCAGCTGAACACTCTGCAGCAGACT ATATCTGGTCAAGTGTCCTCGCAGTTGCGGAAGGAgttgaaaaatctgttcttcGGCAGCGATGCGGACCAGCAGCAGGGTGAGATCCCTGAGTCGCTGATCCAATGGCTGTCGCAGCGTTACGTGAGCACGCCCAACCTGCAGGCGGCGCTGGCCTCCATCGAAATGAGCATCCTGAAAAACATTTCGCTTCAGCTGGAGCACAGTCGAGCCCAGGTTCTGGGTGAGGCAGAATCCAGAGCCAGAAGCGTCTTTGAGACAGTAAGAGGGACGGTCCGACACACTTCTACAACTGAGGGACTGTCTGAAGAG GATGTGAATCTGATTGTTCAGAACGCCCTGAAGCTCTACTCTCAGGACCGGACGGGTCAGGTGGACTACGCCCTGGAGTCTGGAG GTGGTAGCATCCTTAGCACACGCTGCTCCGAGACTTATGAGACAAAGACAGCCCTCATGAGTCTGTTCGGCCTTCCACTCTGGTACTTCTCCCAGTCTCCACGTGTTGTAATCCAG CCGGATGTGTATCCTGGCAACTGCTGGGCATTTAAAGGCTCTCAAGGTTATCTGGTGATCAGGCTCTCCTTGAAGATTCGTCCAACATCCTTCTGTGTGGAGCACATCCCTAAGACGCTTTCTCCAACAGGAAACATCGCCAGTGCTCCTCGCAACTTCACTGTCTTT ggTCTCGATGATGAGTACCAAGAAGAGGGAACGCTGCTGGGGCACTACACATACGAGGAAGATGGCGATTCTTTGCAGATCTTCCCCGTTAAG GAGAAAAACGACAAGGCGTTCCAGATCGTAGAGGTGCGGGTTCTATCTAACTGGGGTCATCCAGAATACACTTGCTTATATCGCTTCAGGGTCCACGGAGAACCACTTTCCGAATGA
- the LOC102222899 gene encoding SUN domain-containing protein 1-like isoform X2: protein MQEESKQRRMIMDFSQLHTYTPPQCAPENTGYTYSLSSSYSTAALEFEKEHQISPVYESPKMLRRSLRLQNSSSHYNTESVTDYSLDHGSSYIDTRKETRTPRNRKQKSTSSSVSLSLSQIATPRQTLSFSAASTPIDRTSHENVTTVDVSRLVSAQEQYHLRQRRGTTIRATTTVDGQWEQHSSQSSSNTNGEASFSKSKTSVPNGYICKDCSFHSQQSDSRVTRSSLTSLSSSSSSCQEAELSTDGLTSISSPYTNIYTRDRSRRNKSGVLMSISNSCVRYSKKALSPIVSLVSIVYSSLVWLGTRTRNSAEKGVSTDVSTGVQTSYSDSLTQAWSKLWLFKQTTLHRMMGSKGHGFEEQGHSSFCGSMNVKDLVTEETSHLNLNGSLCDDCKGKQYSESCTVAVTPLSKSQRLWSILAYTGFYLLLPGRCVLAAGKALGSGIITATKSLLSCFWAILAAPIKAGKGLMWFLARGWYQLVSLMSLVNVFFLTRCLPKLWKLLLPLLLLLLLLLFWWWLPFTGALLTYLPAINLTEWRSTSRFDFFSNLAAVPAAVPATETPMEQAHNTPVSQATPILPPAAIHSGVDLDRLEIVERQLAMLWEKVQAGNQKQDQRHSNVLGLYSSLREQVHSQNERESFEVWVSSMMEQRLGVLRGELQRENLNIAQSSEQQKQQQESQAARLANLELLLRALETKTEEMQQKQQQSEDEAKQREKAASKSAADTAPVSVGVKQEDHNALLLEMQRLEAELSKIRGDLQGFAGCKGKCEQLNTLQQTISGQVSSQLRKELKNLFFGSDADQQQGEIPESLIQWLSQRYVSTPNLQAALASIEMSILKNISLQLEHSRAQVLGEAESRARSVFETVRGTVRHTSTTEGLSEEDVNLIVQNALKLYSQDRTGQVDYALESGGGSILSTRCSETYETKTALMSLFGLPLWYFSQSPRVVIQPDVYPGNCWAFKGSQGYLVIRLSLKIRPTSFCVEHIPKTLSPTGNIASAPRNFTVFGLDDEYQEEGTLLGHYTYEEDGDSLQIFPVKEKNDKAFQIVEVRVLSNWGHPEYTCLYRFRVHGEPLSE from the exons ATGCAGGAAGAG TCTAAACAAAGAAGAATGATCATGGACTTTTCCCAgctgcacacatacacaccgcCACAGTGTGCTCCAGAGAACACCGGCTATACGTACTCTCTCAG TTCAAGTTACTCAACTGCAGCATTAGAGTTTGAGAAAGAGCACCAGATTTCTCCTGTGTACGAGTCGCCCAAGATGTTACGGCGGAGCCTCCGTCTGCAGAACAGCAGCAGTCATTACAACACCGAGAGTGTAACTGATTACTCCCTGGACCATGGCAGCAGTTACATCGACACCAGGAAAGAGACGCG gaCACCGCgaaacagaaagcagaagtCCACATCCAGCTCTGTGTCTTTATCCCTGAGCCAAATTGCAACACCGAGGCAAACCCTGTCCTTCTCAGCTGCCAGTACCCCGATTGACAGAACAAGTCATGAAAACGTCACAACGGTCGACGTCTCGCGGCTCGTATCAGCTCAAGAGCAGTATCACCTGAGGCAGCGCAGAGGAACCACCATCAGAGCTACAACTACTGTGGATGGACAGTGGG AGCAACACTCCAGCCAGAGCTCATCAAACACCAATGGGGAGGCCAGCTTTTCAAAGTCCAAGACTTCGGTCCCTAATGGGTACATTTGCAAAGATTGCTCGTTTCACTCTCAGCAAAGTGACTCCCGTGTGACGCGGTCATCATTGACATCgctatcatcatcatcatcatcctgccAAGAAGCAGAACTTTCCACCGATGGCCTCACCTCCATATCTTCACCTTACACAAATATTTATACCAGAGACAGGAGTCGAAGGAACAAGTCGG GTGTCCTGATGTCAATATCTAACTCATGTGTGCGCTACAGCAAAAAAGCCCTGTCCCCCATTGTGTCCTTAGTTTCCATTGTCTACAGCAGTTTGGTCTGGCTGGGTACAAGAACCAGGAACTCAGCAGAAAAAg GGGTGTCAACGGATGTGTCAACAGGAGTCCAAACCTCGTACTCAGACTCCTTGACACAAGCGTGGTCCAAACTTTGGCTGTTTAAGCAGACCACTCTTCACAGGATGATGGGCTCCAAAGGTCATGGCTTTGAAGAACAAG GCCACTCAAGTTTCTGTGGAAGCATGAATGTGAAGGACCTGGTCACTGAAGAAACATCACATCTAAACCTCAATGGTTCCCTGT GTGACGACTGTAAAGGAAAGCAGTACTCTGAGTCTTGCACTGTCGCCGTTACACCACTCTCCAAGTCACAGCGCTTGTGGAGCATCCTAGCTTACACAG GTTTCTATCTGCTGCTGCCTGGTCGCTGTGTGCTTGCAGCAGGTAAAGCTTTGGGTTCAGGAATCATCACAGCAACAAAAAGCCTTCTCTCATGCTTCTGGGCGATCCTAGCAGCCCCAA TAAAAGCAGGAAAGGGACTGATGTGGTTTCTTGCAAGAGGATGGTACCAACTGGTGTCTCTCATGTCTCTCGTCAACGTCTTCTTTCTAACTCG aTGCCTTCCCAAACTCTGGAAGCTCCTGTTGCCTCTTTTGCTCCTCTTACTACTTCTGC TTTTCTGGTGGTGGCTCCCGTTCACCGGTGCCCTGCTTACCTACCTTCCAGCCATAAACCTCACAGAGTGGAGATCTACATCTAGGTTTGACTTCTTCTCTAACTTGGCTGCTGTTCCCGCTGCTGTCCCTGCAACAGAGACTCCCATGGAGCAGGCTCATAACACTCCGGTCTCCCAAGCAACA CCAATCCTTCCCCCAGCCGCCATCCACAGTGGCGTGGATCTGGACCGTCTCGAAATTGTTGAGCGACAGCTGGCCATGTTGTGGGAGAAAGTCCAGGCGGGAAACCAGAAGCAGGATCAGCGTCACAGCAATGTTCTCGGTCTCTACAGCTCGCTGAGAGAGCAGGTCCACAGTCAGAACGAAAGGGAGAGCTTCGAAGTGTGGGTGTCCTCTATGATGGAGCAGCGACTGGGTGTGCTGCGAGGAGAACTGCAGCGCGAGAACTTAAACATAGCACAG aGCTCAGAgcagcaaaaacagcaacaggaaaGTCAGGCAGCACGTCTGGCTAATTTAGAGCTTCTGCTCAGAGCTTTGGAAACCAAGACTGAg GAGATGCAGCAAAAGCAACAGCAGTCTGAGGATGAGGCGAAGCAACGGGAGAAAGCGGCTTCTAAATCGgctgcagacacagctcctgtcAG TGTGGGTGTGAAGCAGGAGGACCATAATGCTCTATTGCTGGAGATGCAGAGACTTGAAGCAGAGCTGAGTAAAATCAGGGGAGACCTGCAGGGTTTTGCAGGATGTAAGGGCAAATGCGAGCAGCTGAACACTCTGCAGCAGACT ATATCTGGTCAAGTGTCCTCGCAGTTGCGGAAGGAgttgaaaaatctgttcttcGGCAGCGATGCGGACCAGCAGCAGGGTGAGATCCCTGAGTCGCTGATCCAATGGCTGTCGCAGCGTTACGTGAGCACGCCCAACCTGCAGGCGGCGCTGGCCTCCATCGAAATGAGCATCCTGAAAAACATTTCGCTTCAGCTGGAGCACAGTCGAGCCCAGGTTCTGGGTGAGGCAGAATCCAGAGCCAGAAGCGTCTTTGAGACAGTAAGAGGGACGGTCCGACACACTTCTACAACTGAGGGACTGTCTGAAGAG GATGTGAATCTGATTGTTCAGAACGCCCTGAAGCTCTACTCTCAGGACCGGACGGGTCAGGTGGACTACGCCCTGGAGTCTGGAG GTGGTAGCATCCTTAGCACACGCTGCTCCGAGACTTATGAGACAAAGACAGCCCTCATGAGTCTGTTCGGCCTTCCACTCTGGTACTTCTCCCAGTCTCCACGTGTTGTAATCCAG CCGGATGTGTATCCTGGCAACTGCTGGGCATTTAAAGGCTCTCAAGGTTATCTGGTGATCAGGCTCTCCTTGAAGATTCGTCCAACATCCTTCTGTGTGGAGCACATCCCTAAGACGCTTTCTCCAACAGGAAACATCGCCAGTGCTCCTCGCAACTTCACTGTCTTT ggTCTCGATGATGAGTACCAAGAAGAGGGAACGCTGCTGGGGCACTACACATACGAGGAAGATGGCGATTCTTTGCAGATCTTCCCCGTTAAG GAGAAAAACGACAAGGCGTTCCAGATCGTAGAGGTGCGGGTTCTATCTAACTGGGGTCATCCAGAATACACTTGCTTATATCGCTTCAGGGTCCACGGAGAACCACTTTCCGAATGA
- the LOC102222899 gene encoding SUN domain-containing protein 1-like isoform X4 translates to MVSLLNTNRNRITLSPPLSVPEQKRLAIHYGFTGVRTAHQPEPACRKSSSYSTAALEFEKEHQISPVYESPKMLRRSLRLQNSSSHYNTESVTDYSLDHGSSYIDTRKETRTPRNRKQKSTSSSVSLSLSQIATPRQTLSFSAASTPIDRTSHENVTTVDVSRLVSAQEQYHLRQRRGTTIRATTTVDGQWEQHSSQSSSNTNGEASFSKSKTSVPNGYICKDCSFHSQQSDSRVTRSSLTSLSSSSSSCQEAELSTDGLTSISSPYTNIYTRDRSRRNKSGVLMSISNSCVRYSKKALSPIVSLVSIVYSSLVWLGTRTRNSAEKGHSSFCGSMNVKDLVTEETSHLNLNGSLCDDCKGKQYSESCTVAVTPLSKSQRLWSILAYTGFYLLLPGRCVLAAGKALGSGIITATKSLLSCFWAILAAPIKAGKGLMWFLARGWYQLVSLMSLVNVFFLTRCLPKLWKLLLPLLLLLLLLLFWWWLPFTGALLTYLPAINLTEWRSTSRFDFFSNLAAVPAAVPATETPMEQAHNTPVSQATPILPPAAIHSGVDLDRLEIVERQLAMLWEKVQAGNQKQDQRHSNVLGLYSSLREQVHSQNERESFEVWVSSMMEQRLGVLRGELQRENLNIAQSSEQQKQQQESQAARLANLELLLRALETKTEEMQQKQQQSEDEAKQREKAASKSAADTAPVSVGVKQEDHNALLLEMQRLEAELSKIRGDLQGFAGCKGKCEQLNTLQQTISGQVSSQLRKELKNLFFGSDADQQQGEIPESLIQWLSQRYVSTPNLQAALASIEMSILKNISLQLEHSRAQVLGEAESRARSVFETVRGTVRHTSTTEGLSEEDVNLIVQNALKLYSQDRTGQVDYALESGGGSILSTRCSETYETKTALMSLFGLPLWYFSQSPRVVIQPDVYPGNCWAFKGSQGYLVIRLSLKIRPTSFCVEHIPKTLSPTGNIASAPRNFTVFGLDDEYQEEGTLLGHYTYEEDGDSLQIFPVKEKNDKAFQIVEVRVLSNWGHPEYTCLYRFRVHGEPLSE, encoded by the exons ATGGTTAGTCTGCTTAATACAAACAGAAATAGGATCACCCTGTCTCCACCACTCTCCGTACCAGAGCAGAAGAGGCTGGCCATTCATTACGGCTTCACTGGTGTCCGTACTGCTCATCAACCAGAGCCAGCATGCAGGAAGAG TTCAAGTTACTCAACTGCAGCATTAGAGTTTGAGAAAGAGCACCAGATTTCTCCTGTGTACGAGTCGCCCAAGATGTTACGGCGGAGCCTCCGTCTGCAGAACAGCAGCAGTCATTACAACACCGAGAGTGTAACTGATTACTCCCTGGACCATGGCAGCAGTTACATCGACACCAGGAAAGAGACGCG gaCACCGCgaaacagaaagcagaagtCCACATCCAGCTCTGTGTCTTTATCCCTGAGCCAAATTGCAACACCGAGGCAAACCCTGTCCTTCTCAGCTGCCAGTACCCCGATTGACAGAACAAGTCATGAAAACGTCACAACGGTCGACGTCTCGCGGCTCGTATCAGCTCAAGAGCAGTATCACCTGAGGCAGCGCAGAGGAACCACCATCAGAGCTACAACTACTGTGGATGGACAGTGGG AGCAACACTCCAGCCAGAGCTCATCAAACACCAATGGGGAGGCCAGCTTTTCAAAGTCCAAGACTTCGGTCCCTAATGGGTACATTTGCAAAGATTGCTCGTTTCACTCTCAGCAAAGTGACTCCCGTGTGACGCGGTCATCATTGACATCgctatcatcatcatcatcatcctgccAAGAAGCAGAACTTTCCACCGATGGCCTCACCTCCATATCTTCACCTTACACAAATATTTATACCAGAGACAGGAGTCGAAGGAACAAGTCGG GTGTCCTGATGTCAATATCTAACTCATGTGTGCGCTACAGCAAAAAAGCCCTGTCCCCCATTGTGTCCTTAGTTTCCATTGTCTACAGCAGTTTGGTCTGGCTGGGTACAAGAACCAGGAACTCAGCAGAAAAAg GCCACTCAAGTTTCTGTGGAAGCATGAATGTGAAGGACCTGGTCACTGAAGAAACATCACATCTAAACCTCAATGGTTCCCTGT GTGACGACTGTAAAGGAAAGCAGTACTCTGAGTCTTGCACTGTCGCCGTTACACCACTCTCCAAGTCACAGCGCTTGTGGAGCATCCTAGCTTACACAG GTTTCTATCTGCTGCTGCCTGGTCGCTGTGTGCTTGCAGCAGGTAAAGCTTTGGGTTCAGGAATCATCACAGCAACAAAAAGCCTTCTCTCATGCTTCTGGGCGATCCTAGCAGCCCCAA TAAAAGCAGGAAAGGGACTGATGTGGTTTCTTGCAAGAGGATGGTACCAACTGGTGTCTCTCATGTCTCTCGTCAACGTCTTCTTTCTAACTCG aTGCCTTCCCAAACTCTGGAAGCTCCTGTTGCCTCTTTTGCTCCTCTTACTACTTCTGC TTTTCTGGTGGTGGCTCCCGTTCACCGGTGCCCTGCTTACCTACCTTCCAGCCATAAACCTCACAGAGTGGAGATCTACATCTAGGTTTGACTTCTTCTCTAACTTGGCTGCTGTTCCCGCTGCTGTCCCTGCAACAGAGACTCCCATGGAGCAGGCTCATAACACTCCGGTCTCCCAAGCAACA CCAATCCTTCCCCCAGCCGCCATCCACAGTGGCGTGGATCTGGACCGTCTCGAAATTGTTGAGCGACAGCTGGCCATGTTGTGGGAGAAAGTCCAGGCGGGAAACCAGAAGCAGGATCAGCGTCACAGCAATGTTCTCGGTCTCTACAGCTCGCTGAGAGAGCAGGTCCACAGTCAGAACGAAAGGGAGAGCTTCGAAGTGTGGGTGTCCTCTATGATGGAGCAGCGACTGGGTGTGCTGCGAGGAGAACTGCAGCGCGAGAACTTAAACATAGCACAG aGCTCAGAgcagcaaaaacagcaacaggaaaGTCAGGCAGCACGTCTGGCTAATTTAGAGCTTCTGCTCAGAGCTTTGGAAACCAAGACTGAg GAGATGCAGCAAAAGCAACAGCAGTCTGAGGATGAGGCGAAGCAACGGGAGAAAGCGGCTTCTAAATCGgctgcagacacagctcctgtcAG TGTGGGTGTGAAGCAGGAGGACCATAATGCTCTATTGCTGGAGATGCAGAGACTTGAAGCAGAGCTGAGTAAAATCAGGGGAGACCTGCAGGGTTTTGCAGGATGTAAGGGCAAATGCGAGCAGCTGAACACTCTGCAGCAGACT ATATCTGGTCAAGTGTCCTCGCAGTTGCGGAAGGAgttgaaaaatctgttcttcGGCAGCGATGCGGACCAGCAGCAGGGTGAGATCCCTGAGTCGCTGATCCAATGGCTGTCGCAGCGTTACGTGAGCACGCCCAACCTGCAGGCGGCGCTGGCCTCCATCGAAATGAGCATCCTGAAAAACATTTCGCTTCAGCTGGAGCACAGTCGAGCCCAGGTTCTGGGTGAGGCAGAATCCAGAGCCAGAAGCGTCTTTGAGACAGTAAGAGGGACGGTCCGACACACTTCTACAACTGAGGGACTGTCTGAAGAG GATGTGAATCTGATTGTTCAGAACGCCCTGAAGCTCTACTCTCAGGACCGGACGGGTCAGGTGGACTACGCCCTGGAGTCTGGAG GTGGTAGCATCCTTAGCACACGCTGCTCCGAGACTTATGAGACAAAGACAGCCCTCATGAGTCTGTTCGGCCTTCCACTCTGGTACTTCTCCCAGTCTCCACGTGTTGTAATCCAG CCGGATGTGTATCCTGGCAACTGCTGGGCATTTAAAGGCTCTCAAGGTTATCTGGTGATCAGGCTCTCCTTGAAGATTCGTCCAACATCCTTCTGTGTGGAGCACATCCCTAAGACGCTTTCTCCAACAGGAAACATCGCCAGTGCTCCTCGCAACTTCACTGTCTTT ggTCTCGATGATGAGTACCAAGAAGAGGGAACGCTGCTGGGGCACTACACATACGAGGAAGATGGCGATTCTTTGCAGATCTTCCCCGTTAAG GAGAAAAACGACAAGGCGTTCCAGATCGTAGAGGTGCGGGTTCTATCTAACTGGGGTCATCCAGAATACACTTGCTTATATCGCTTCAGGGTCCACGGAGAACCACTTTCCGAATGA